One window from the genome of Nocardia higoensis encodes:
- the rplA gene encoding 50S ribosomal protein L1: MAKRSKAYLAAAEKVDRSKLYSPLAAARLAKETATTKTDATVEVAVRLGVDPRKADQMVRGTVNLPHGTGKTARVIVFAAGEKAAEAEAAGADAVGAEDLIERIQGGWLDFDAAIATPDQMAKVGRIARVLGPRGLMPNPKTGTVTNDVTKAVNDIKGGKINFRVDKQANLHFVIGKASFDDAKLVENYGAALEEILRVKPSTAKGRYVKKVTVSTNTGPGIPVDPNRTRNLLDEEA, encoded by the coding sequence ATGGCAAAACGAAGCAAGGCGTACCTCGCCGCGGCCGAGAAGGTCGATCGCTCGAAGCTCTACTCCCCGCTGGCCGCCGCGCGGCTGGCCAAGGAGACCGCCACCACCAAGACCGACGCGACCGTCGAGGTCGCCGTCCGTCTCGGTGTGGACCCCCGCAAGGCCGACCAGATGGTTCGCGGCACCGTGAACCTGCCGCACGGCACCGGTAAGACCGCCCGCGTCATCGTGTTCGCGGCCGGCGAGAAGGCTGCCGAGGCCGAGGCGGCGGGCGCCGACGCGGTGGGCGCCGAGGATCTGATCGAGCGTATCCAGGGCGGCTGGCTGGACTTCGACGCCGCGATCGCCACCCCGGACCAGATGGCCAAGGTCGGCCGCATCGCGCGTGTCCTGGGCCCGCGCGGTCTGATGCCGAACCCGAAGACGGGCACGGTCACCAACGACGTGACCAAGGCCGTCAACGACATCAAGGGCGGCAAGATCAACTTCCGCGTCGACAAGCAGGCCAACCTGCACTTCGTCATCGGCAAGGCGTCCTTCGACGACGCCAAGCTGGTGGAGAACTACGGCGCCGCGCTGGAGGAGATCCTGCGCGTCAAGCCCTCCACCGCGAAGGGCCGCTACGTCAAGAAGGTGACGGTCTCGACGAACACCGGACCGGGCATCCCGGTGGACCCGAACCGCACCCGCAACCTCCTCGACGAGGAAGCGTGA
- a CDS encoding NADPH-dependent FMN reductase, with protein sequence MTARILLISGSTREGSTNTAALRTVAADATGEVRVRLYGGLREVPAFVPGADPGQFPAVVALRAALAWADAVLISTPEYAGTLPGALKNLLDWTVGTADLYEKPVAWLAVAPAGRGEGATSTLASVLGYVGARVVRAACLSSQVLASEIGDDGLVTSAAFRSTAADAVNMLAAQAITMVNARG encoded by the coding sequence GTGACGGCGCGGATTCTGCTGATCTCCGGAAGCACCCGCGAGGGCTCCACGAACACCGCCGCACTGCGCACTGTCGCCGCGGATGCCACCGGGGAGGTCCGCGTGCGGCTCTACGGGGGTCTGCGCGAGGTGCCCGCCTTCGTGCCCGGTGCCGACCCAGGGCAGTTCCCCGCCGTCGTCGCGCTGCGGGCCGCGCTGGCGTGGGCCGACGCGGTGTTGATCTCGACCCCGGAGTACGCGGGCACCTTGCCCGGCGCGTTGAAGAACCTGCTCGACTGGACGGTGGGCACCGCCGACCTGTACGAGAAGCCGGTCGCCTGGCTGGCGGTGGCCCCGGCGGGGCGCGGCGAGGGTGCTACCTCCACCTTGGCGAGTGTGCTCGGTTACGTCGGTGCGCGGGTGGTGCGGGCGGCGTGCCTGAGCAGCCAGGTCCTGGCTTCCGAAATCGGCGACGACGGCCTGGTGACCAGCGCCGCATTCCGCAGCACTGCCGCCGATGCGGTGAACATGCTTGCGGCACAGGCCATCACAATGGTGAACGCACGCGGTTGA
- the rplJ gene encoding 50S ribosomal protein L10, with protein MAKAEKVTAVAEIAEQFKSSTATVVTEYRGLSVGKLTELRRALGDEATYSVAKNTLVKRAAAEAGVEGLDELFVGPTAITFITGEPVNAAKALKTFAKDNKALVIKGGYMDGNALSVAEVEQIADLETREVLLAKLAGALKGNLAKAAGLFNAPASQVARLAAALEEKKRAEGGAE; from the coding sequence ATGGCAAAGGCTGAGAAGGTCACCGCGGTCGCGGAGATCGCTGAGCAGTTCAAGAGCTCGACGGCCACCGTGGTCACCGAGTACCGCGGCCTGTCCGTCGGCAAGCTCACCGAACTGCGTCGTGCGCTCGGTGACGAGGCCACCTACTCCGTCGCCAAGAACACCCTGGTCAAGCGGGCGGCCGCCGAGGCGGGCGTCGAGGGTCTGGACGAGCTGTTCGTCGGTCCCACCGCGATCACCTTCATCACCGGTGAGCCGGTCAACGCGGCCAAGGCGCTCAAGACCTTCGCGAAGGACAACAAGGCGCTCGTCATCAAGGGCGGCTACATGGACGGCAATGCGCTGTCCGTCGCCGAAGTCGAGCAGATTGCCGACCTGGAGACCCGCGAGGTCCTGCTGGCCAAGCTGGCCGGCGCGCTGAAGGGCAACCTGGCGAAGGCTGCCGGTCTGTTCAACGCTCCCGCGTCGCAGGTGGCCCGCCTGGCCGCCGCGCTCGAGGAGAAGAAGCGGGCCGAAGGCGGCGCGGAATAA
- the rplL gene encoding 50S ribosomal protein L7/L12: protein MANVDELLETFGNMTLLELSDFVKKFEEKFEVTAAAPVAVAAVGGAAAPAEAAEEQDEFDVILEGAGDKKIQVIKVVREIVSGLGLKEAKDLVEGAPKAILEKVAKDAAEAAKAKLEEAGAKVAVK from the coding sequence ATGGCCAACGTTGACGAACTGCTCGAGACCTTCGGCAACATGACCCTGCTCGAGCTGTCGGACTTCGTCAAGAAGTTCGAAGAGAAGTTCGAGGTCACCGCTGCTGCTCCGGTCGCCGTCGCCGCCGTCGGTGGCGCTGCCGCTCCGGCCGAGGCCGCCGAGGAGCAGGACGAGTTCGACGTCATCCTCGAGGGTGCGGGCGACAAGAAGATCCAGGTCATCAAGGTGGTCCGTGAGATCGTCTCCGGCCTGGGCCTGAAGGAAGCCAAGGACCTGGTCGAGGGCGCCCCGAAGGCGATCCTGGAGAAGGTTGCCAAGGATGCCGCCGAGGCCGCCAAGGCGAAGCTGGAAGAGGCCGGCGCCAAGGTCGCCGTCAAGTAA